In Zingiber officinale cultivar Zhangliang chromosome 11B, Zo_v1.1, whole genome shotgun sequence, a single window of DNA contains:
- the LOC122035303 gene encoding oligopeptide transporter 5-like, with the protein MAASVSDNNPQKSNDEVEIKDDSPIEQVRMTVPTTDDPSLPCLTIRTWILGVFSCVLLSFVNQFFSYRTNQLSISSVCVQILALPIGRWMARVLPPAIIRIPLLNWSFSLNPGPFNMKEHVLLTIIASAGAGGDYAVGIVTIVKAFYHRGINVMAAILLTQTTQLLGFGWAGLFRKFLVDSPYMWWPANLIQVSLFRCVYEKKERRPKGGVTRLQFFLICMACSFCYYVVPNYFFPTITCISILCFIWKDSITIHQIGSGMSGLGVGAIAFDWATAAMIGSPIAAPIFVLFNVLAGYVILVYIIMPLCYWNNLYDGRRFTLLSSHLFERSGKPYDLSRVLDTKTFTLNVEEYENYSRIYISTFFAMAYGIGFATLTATLSHVFLFDGQYMLKLWRQATSKANVNFLDVHGRIMKANYAAVPQWWFHLLLVVVTALSIYTCEGFGRALQLPYWGLFLAMAMAFVFTLPVGIITATTNTTPGLNIITEMVIGYIMPGKSLANVVFKTYGYMSMSQAITFLSDFKLGYYMKIPPRSMFVAQLAGSVIANASYFWTAWWLLTDVPHICDSNQLPDDTPWTCPSDSVFFSASVIWGVVGPARMFGPGSIYAGLNYFFLLGLLAPAVVYLFHRLFPEKKWIPLINFPVIFGSSGSMPPNKTINYNCWFIVGFVVNYWVFKHHKQWWGRYAYVMSAALDAGTSFMGVVAFFALGNYNIYSVNWWGGVTEDYCPLAKCPTEPGAYIPKGCPELH; encoded by the exons ATGGCTGCTTCAGTTTCTGATAATAATCCTCAGAAATCGAATG ATGAAGTGGAGATCAAGGACGACAGCCCGATTGAGCAGGTGCGGATGACGGTGCCGACGACCGACGATCCGTCGCTGCCGTGCCTGACGATCCGGACGTGGATCCTGGGCGTTTTCAGCTGCGTCCTCCTCTCCTTCGTCAACCAGTTCTTCAGCTACCGCACCAACCAGCTCTCCATCTCCAGCGTCTGCGTCCAGATCCTGGCGCTGCCCATCGGCCGCTGGATGGCCCGCGTCCTCCCGCCGGCGATCATCCGGATCCCTCTACTCAACTGGTCCTTCTCTCTCAACCCCGGCCCCTTCAACATGAAGGAGCACGTCCTCCTCACCATCATCGCCAGCGCCGGCGCCGGCGGCGATTACGCTGTCGGCATCGTCACCATCGTCAAGGCCTTCTACCACCGCGGCATCAACGTCATGGCCGCCATCCTCCTCACACAAACCACTCAA TTGTTAGGATTCGGCTGGGCTGGATTGTTCAGAAAATTCTTGGTGGATTCTCCTTACATGTGGTGGCCTGCCAATCTCATTCAGGTCTCTCTATTCAGGTGTGTATATGA GAAGAAAGAACGGCGGCCAAAGGGCGGCGTGACGCGGCTCCAGTTCTTCCTCATTTGCATGGCCTGCAGCTTCTGCTACTACGTCGTCCCCAACTACTTCTTCCCGACCATCACCTGCATCTCGATCCTCTGCTTCATTTGGAAGGACTCCATCACCATCCACCAGATCGGCTCCGGCATGAGCGGCCTCGGCGTCGGCGCCATCGCCTTCGACTGGGCCACCGCCGCCATGATCGGCAGCCCCATAGCGGCGCCCATCTTCGTCCTCTTCAACGTCCTCGCCGGCTACGTCATCCTAGTCTACATCATCATGCCCCTCTGCTACTGGAACAACCTCTACGACGGTCGCCGCTTCACCTTGCTCAGCTCGCACCTCTTCGAGCGCTCCGGCAAGCCCTACGACCTCAGCCGCGTCCTCGACACCAAGACCTTCACTCTCAACGTGGAGGAGTACGAGAACTACAGCCGCATCTACATCAGCACCTTCTTCGCCATGGCCTACGGCATCGGCTTCGCCACCCTCACCGCCACCCTCTCCCACGTCTTCCTCTTCGACGGCCAGTACATGCTCAAGCTGTGGCGGCAGGCGACGTCCAAGGCGAACGTGAACTTCCTGGACGTGCACGGCCGGATCATGAAGGCCAACTACGCCGCAGTGCCGCAGTGGTGGTTCCACCTCCTCCTCGTCGTCGTCACCGCGCTCTCCATCTACACCTGCGAGGGCTTCGGCCGCGCCCTGCAGCTGCCTTACTGGGGCCTCTTCCTCGCTATGGCCATGGCCTTCGTCTTCACCCTTCCCGTCGggatcatcaccgccaccacCAATACG ACGCCTGGACTGAACATAATAACAGAGATGGTGATCGGTTACATAATGCCGGGAAAGTCATTGGCCAATGTGGTGTTCAAAACCTACGGCTATATGAGTATGTCCCAAGCCATCACCTTTCTCAGCGATTTCAAGCTCGGTTACTACATGAAGATTCCTCCTAGGTCCATGTTCGTTGCTCAG tTGGCGGGTTCAGTGATCGCCAACGCGAGCTACTTCTGGACGGCGTGGTGGTTGCTCACCGACGTCCCCCACATTTGCGATAGCAACCAGTTGCCGGACGACACCCCGTGGACGTGCCCCAGCGACTCCGTCTTCTTCAGCGCCTCCGTTATCTGGGGTGTCGTTGGCCCTGCCCGGATGTTCGGCCCCGGCTCCATCTACGCCGGCCTCAACTACTTCTTCCTCCTCGGCCTCCTCGCCCCCGCCGTCGTCTACCTCTTCCACCGCCTCTTCCCGGAGAAGAAGTGGATCCCGCTCATCAACTTCCCCGTCATCTTCGGCTCCTCCGGTAGCATGCCCCCTAACAAGACCATCAACTACAACTGCTGGTTCATCGTCGGCTTCGTCGTCAACTACTGGGTGTTCAAGCACCACAAGCAGTGGTGGGGGCGCTACGCCTATGTCATGTCTGCCGCCCTCGACGCCGGCACGAGTTTCATGGGCGTCGTCGCCTTCTTCGCCCTCGGGAACTATAACATCTACTCTGTCAACTGGTGGGGAGGCGTCACCGAGGACTATTGTCCCCTCGCTAAATGCCCCACCGAGCCCGGCGCCTACATCCCCAAGGGATGTCCTGAACTTCATTGA